The following coding sequences are from one Nicotiana tabacum cultivar K326 chromosome 1, ASM71507v2, whole genome shotgun sequence window:
- the LOC107780985 gene encoding uncharacterized protein LOC107780985: MGVSVYMETKKENKNLGSYPLLISVRDFNMELAITNENTSAGSYGTIQLLDMPASPVIEEYQSEIITEENCNWHFKATSINDSAMFKIRSFNRQHTCTLMDDTFIHRKRIAVVVGSIVMPKYCDPKTVYTPKDIQTNMLSQHGVNLSYMQAWRAKEKALQLLRGHPADSYNKLPKCFYILEKTYLGSVVKLKKTTDECVLYAFVALFTSISGWEYCRPVVVVDGTFLKTAYRGIMLTASTMDAAGTILPLAYAVVDSENDASWKCFFEQLKQAYGERTSICVVSDRNESILKATSIVYPGVPHYSCVWHIWTNIRAKFKKGHLQLNELYFATAGSYTLDEFNERISKIEEIDPCVKSYLYDIGYHRWSRVHATVNRTWTMTSNIAKSLNAVTKEARELLTFDLLEYMRKLLERWTKEKLLKAKGTFTYLGYKSNKELEKNNHMHTVIDGVKRYIVCLESKKCSCGQFQLDELPCPHTLVGLRHKNETYENFCSPYYTRESLLRTYEIPVNPLPEESKWNVSQHISDEVVNPPI, from the exons ATGGGGGTTAGTGTGTATATGGAGACAAAAAAGGAGAATAAAAACTTAGGATCATATCCGTTACTCATAAGTGTACgagatttcaatatggaattggCTATTACAAATGAGAACACAAGTGCAG GTTCGTATGGGACAATACAGTTACTTGATATGCCAGCCTCTCCCGTCATAGAGGAAtatcaaagtgaaataataactgaaG AAAACTGTAATTGGCACTTCAAGGCAACATCAATtaatgattctgcaatgttcaagATCAGGAGTTTCAACCGACAACACACATGCACCTTAATGGACGATACATTCATACATCGCAAACGTATTGCAGTTGTAGTTGGTAGCATAGTCATGCCAAAGTATTGTGATCCTAAAACAGTTTACACACCAAAAGATATACAAACTAACATGTTGTCCCAACATGGAGTGAACCTAAGCTACATGCAAGCATGGAGGGCAAAGGAAAAGGCTTTACAGTTATTGAGAGGTCATCCGGCTGACTCCTACAACAAATTACCAAAATGTTTTTATATTCTTGAGAAGACGTATCTTGGTTCAGTTGTTAAATTGAAGAAGACAACAGATGAATGCGTCTTATATGCATTTGTTGCTCTTTTTACATCAATAAGTGGTTGGGAATATTGTAGACCAGTAGTAGTGGTTGATGGGACATTCTTGAAAACAGCCTACAGGGGGATTATGCTGACAGCAAGCACAATGGATGCAGCAG GTACAATATTGCCTTTGGCATATGCTGTGGTTGATTCAGAAAACGACGCATCGTGGAAGTGTTTTTTTGAGCAATTAAAGCAAGCATATGGTGAAAGAACTTCAATATGTGTTGTTTCAGATAGGAATGAGAGTATCCTGAAGGCAACATCAATTGTCTATCCGGGCGTGCCACACTACTCTTGCgtgtggcatatttggacaaatataaggGCAAAGTTCAAGAAGGGTCATCTACAATTAAATGAATTGTACTTTGCTACAGCAGGGTCATACACTctggatgaatttaatgaaagaatTTCGAAGATTGAAGAAATAGACCCGTGTGTTAAATCATACCTCTATGATATTGGCTATCATAGATGGTCAAGAGTACATGCAACGGTGAATAGAACTTGGACTATGACATCAAACATTGCCAAGTCGTTGAATGCTGTAACAAAAGAGGCAAGAGAGCTGCTAACATTTGACCTATTAGAGTATATGAGGAAACTTCTTGAACGTTGGACAAAAGAGAAGTTATTGAAGGCAAAGGGTACTTTCACATACCTTGGGTACAAATCCAACAAAGAATTGGAGAAAAACA ATCATATGCATACTGTGATAGATGGTGTGAAGCGGTACATTGTGTGTCTTGAAAGCAAGAAATGTAGTTGTGGCCAGTTCCAACTTGATGAACTTCCATGTCCGCATACTTTGGTAGGTCTAAGGCACAAGAATGAAACTTATGAAAACTTTTGCTCTCCGTATTACACAAGGGAGAGCCTGCTGCGTACATATGAAATACCAGTAAATCCCCTTCCTGAGGAAAGCAAATGGAATGTGTCACAACATATATCTGATGAAGTAGTAAATCCACCTATATGA